A window from Argopecten irradians isolate NY chromosome 3, Ai_NY, whole genome shotgun sequence encodes these proteins:
- the LOC138319920 gene encoding homeobox protein BarH-like 1 — protein MFGQLFPPKLSSSTSSSSFFIRDILGSEVGSPASSAGRFYPGFGQSYMGMSQPFLSQSYQNGVVGTVPTPTLGITPYQASVYTATQRGIPLDNMMDMRDAMTVQIPLPVYIRSRSPGDPDSLMKPRKCRRSRTVFTDPQLIGLEKRFEAQKYLSTPERLDLADSLGLTQIQVKTWYQNRRMKWKKLEMQKGSAESPTKPKGRPRKENLDVEKEKCRTFPTEVERSSEIQPLGMEFVNGNSQSDTTFHNSFYQTALNKL, from the exons ATGTTTGGGCAACTATTTCCTCCAAAGTTATCCTCCTCCACCTCTTCCTCGTCGTTTTTTATCCGAGATATTCTGGGATCGGAAGTTGGGAGTCCCGCGTCGTCAGCCGGGCGATTTTATCCAGGATTTGGACAGAGTTACATGGGTATGTCCCAACCTTTCCTGTCCCAGTCCTACCAGAACGGTGTGGTCGGAACAGTACCTACACCAACTTTAGGGATAACTCCATATCAGGCTAGCGTCTACACAGCAACACAAAGAG GGATTCCTCTAGATAATATGATGGATATGAGGGATGCCATGACAGTTCAGATTCCACTTCCGGTTTACATACGGTCAAGGTCACCTGGGGATCCGGACAGTCTAATGAAGCCACGGAAATGTAGACGGAGCAGAACAGTGTTCACAGATCCACAACTAATAGGGTTGGAGAAGCGATTTGAGGCTCAGAAATATCTGTCTACTCCCGAGAGGTTGGATTTGGCCGATAGTCTGGGACTAACACAAATCCAGGTCAAAACCTGGTACCAGAACCGACGGATGAAATGGAAGAAACTT gaaatgcAGAAGGGCAGTGCTGAATCCCCGACAAAACCAAAAGGAAGACCAAGAAAAGAAAACCTAGATGTAGAGAAGGAAAAGTGCAGAACATTCCCAACAGAAGTTGAACGTTCGTCTGAAATCCAACCACTGGGAATGGAATTTGTAAATGGCAATAGCCAATCAGACACTACTTTTCATAATAGTTTTTATCAAACGGCACTGAATAAACtgtga